Proteins co-encoded in one Cinclus cinclus chromosome 9, bCinCin1.1, whole genome shotgun sequence genomic window:
- the INSIG2 gene encoding insulin-induced gene 2 protein, with product MAENGAMPTLPKKCGPYISSVTSRGMNLVIRGVVLFFIGVFLALVLNLLQIQRNVTLFPPDVITSIFSSAWWVPPCCGTASAVIGLLYPCMDRHLGEPHKFKREWSSVMRCVAVFVGINHASAKVDFANNIQLSLTLAALSIGLWWTFDRSRSGFGLGVGIAFLATLVSQLLVYNGVYQYTSPDFLYVRSWLPCIFFAGGITMGNIGRQLAMYECKVIAEKSHED from the exons ATGGCAGAAAATGGTGCAATGCCAACCTTACCAAAAAAGTGTGGCCCCTACATTTCATCTGTAACCAGTCGTGGCATGAATTTGGTAATTCGTGGTGTAGTGCTGTTTTTTATTGGTGTATTTCTTGCATTAGTATTAAACTTGCTTCAGATCCAGAGAAATGTTACTCTCTTCCCTCCTGACGTGATCACAAGCATCTTCTCCTCAGCTTGGTGGGTTCCACCTTGCTGTGGCACAGCATCAG CTGTGATTGGATTATTGTACCCCTGCATGGACAGACATCTGGGAGAGCCACATAAGTTCAAAAGAGAATGGTCCAGTGTAATGCGATGTGTAGCGGTCTTTGTGGGAATAAACCATGCCAGTGCT AAGGTGGATTTTGCCAACAATATCCAGCTGTCTCTCACGTTGGCAGCCCTGTCCATTGGGCTGTGGTGGACCTTTGACAGGTCACGAAGTGGCTTTGGTCTTGGAGTAGGAATTGCTTTCCTGGccacattggtgtcacagctTCTGGTGTACAATGGAGTTTATCA ATACACATCCCCAGATTTCCTCTATGTCCGTTCCTGGTTGCCATGTATATTTTTTGCTGGTGGAATAACAATGGGCAATATTGGCAGGCAGCTGGCAATG tatgAATGCAAAGTCATTGCAGAGAAGTCTCACGAGGACTGA